A part of Ursus arctos isolate Adak ecotype North America chromosome X, UrsArc2.0, whole genome shotgun sequence genomic DNA contains:
- the LOC113249247 gene encoding doublesex- and mab-3-related transcription factor C1-like, with amino-acid sequence MDPNEMPAVPCCPSDSPTGLETGAPWGIELGPKRAVSRCARCYNHGFADQIKDQEHSCLFQACECHKCAFFSEHHSVLPAESALKRKQGAPLKKRLAQGLKKSEASPPKAHSPVKKLTVQAGALSKRSRSSADWTGPKIFVSVLDSSSLEDATNNFSFQEDPQDSCPAQHAPEASDQDSVSASEWQRKLEAAEALLILRESPQAPSGSISLLQPCVAAAPAGDRGPQPSSPSLRPRPASSISLPIGHLGCISLLS; translated from the exons ATGGATCCCAATGAAATGCCTGCTGTGCCCTGCTGCCCCTCCGACTCCCCCACTGGGCTTGAGACCGGAGCCCCGTGGGGGATTGAACTTGGCCCCAAAAGAGCTGTAAGTCGCTGTGCCCGCTGCTACAACCACGGCTTCGCCGACCAAATCAAGGACCAGGAGCACTCCTGCCTCTTCCAGGCCTGCGAGTGTCACAAGTGTGCCTTCTTCTC GGAACACCACAGTGTCTTGCCTGCTGAGAGTGCCTTGAAGAGGAAGCAGGGGGCACCCCTAAAGAAGCGCCTGGCTCAAGGACTGAAAAAGAGTGAGGCCTCCCCTCCCAAAGCTCACAGCCCTGTGAAGAAGTTGACCGTTCAAGCAGGAGCCCTCA GCAAGCGCTCAAGGAGCTCTGCTGACTGGACAGGCCCCAAAATCTTTGTCTCTGTCCTGGACTCCAGCAGCCTTGAAGATGCGACTAACAATTTCTCTTTCCAGGAAGACCCGCAGGactcctgccctgcccagcaC GCTCCTGAAGCTTCTGACCAGGACTCGGTTTCTGCCTCAGAGTGGCAGCGGAAGCTGGAAGCGGCCGAGGCTCTGCTGATTCTGAGAGAATCTCCCCAGGCACCTTCGGGCTCCAtctccctgctccagccctgcGTGGCGGCAG CTCCTGCTGGAGATAGAGGACCCCAGCCTTCTAGCCCCTCTCTGCGACCCAGGCCAGCCAGCTCCATTTCTCTGCCTATTGGACATCTGGGGTGCATCTCCCTCTTGAGCTAG